tgaactcccctcccccccaggacAGGTCTGATCCCCGGTGACCACGTTCCCCTGACCCAAGGCTCCAAAGAGCTCACCACGCCCCTGGTCAACCAGTGGCCATCTCTGGGGACGCTCAGTGGGGCCGAGGGCTCCAACAACCCGAAGCTGTACAGAAGGTAAGTCCCAGCCGGGGCCACGGGATACCAGGGGGCAGTGGCATCCTGGGGACCCTCAGCAGCAGCCTGCAAACCCTGCCACGTGCTCTGCTGCAGACACAGCTTCATGAGCACGGAGCCGCTGTCAGCAGAGGCCAGCCTGAGCTCAGACTCCCAGCGTCTGGGGGACAGCAAgcgagaggagccctggggccccaTTGGTGAGCCAAGTTCCTCCCTCCTGAGAGCTTAGTAGGACAGCCACCAAAAGCTTGGGTTAGCGTTGGGGCAGATGCCAGTGCCTCTGGCTGCAGTCCCTTCACCACCCCCAAGCCCCATTCCCTCTGCCTGTGGCAGCTTCGAGGGGCTCATGAACTCACAGGGGGTGGAGCTTGCTCTTGGCTCAGACTAGCAGCGCTCACCTGAACCTTGTTCCCCTTGTCCTCTTTTCTTTGGCTGCCAGGAAGCTCACAGCCAAGTTAGTGGCTCCCTGCAAGTGAATGTTCAGGACTTGAACGCATGCCCCCTTGTGTTGTGCCTGGCTGCCTCTCCCAGCTCTCCCAGGGCCTGGAGTTCCTGTCACACGTTTTTAAGCCACAATGTGTCGGATGACCTTAGACCTTTCAGACAAAGCAGGCCATGGACGTGTATCTGCCCGCCACACTTGTTTGTGACCGTGTCTTGTCTCCCCCACCAGACTGTGAGCTCCCAGAGGGCAGGGACCCCCGTCTGCCCCTTCTCTGTATCCCAGTGCCTGGAGCGCAGCCAAGTGCTCCCTGCCTGCATAATAAAAGGAGAGGCTGACCCTCTGGGGGAGACAGAGCCCCAAGCTGGTGATTACACAACAGTGTCCCTGGTGCCCAACACGGGGCATGGTGCCAGCAGGTGTTTAATCAAGGTTAATTGAAAAGGACAAATGCTCCAGGAGTGAGCAGGGAAAGCCCCTCACTTCATCTTCCCCATGCACCCCCTCTCACATCGCACGCATGCCAAGTGGCCTCACCCAGCCTCTCTCCCCAGGGAAGGACCCCACGCCCTCCATGCTGGGTCTCTGCGGCTCCCTGGCCTCCATCCCCAGCTGCAAGTCCCTGGCGAGCTTCAAATCCAACGAGTGCCTGGTGAGCGACAGTCCCGAGGGCAGCCCGGCACTGAGCCCCAGCTGAGGAGCGGCACGGCATGGCCGTGCCAGCCCCActgcccaggccatggactcctgcCACCTTGCCGCAGAGCCCCCCATCCAGACATCTCTGGGAAAACCAGGACCCTTGTGTTGTCCATTTCTGCTCACagctggaggcagcagggctctgAGAGGAGCTGACCAGCCAGGGGGACCACCTTGGGGACACTTGCCCTCCTCCTGGCAAGCTTGGTGCCTGGCTGGCTCTGTGCTGGATACTCCCTCATTCATCTCCCCTACTTTCCCCTGGAGCTGGTGGTCCAGCTTTGCCATCCCACCACCCACCCATGTACCCTCTGGAGTCATCCTTACAGACAGGGGGCTCTGTTGAGGGGGCCACGCAAATAAAAAACAGAGGACAGAAGGCAGCCTCGTCTATGGGGGCTGGGGTAGCCAGGAATGCTGCTCAGGGAACTCACCTGGGACAGCCGGCAGGGAGCAGGGACATGGGTGGGCATGTCTCTGGCTGGGCgatcctgctcccccctccccccccagcagACTTCCTGCCTTCTTGCCTGGAGGAGTACCCCTCCTTGCTCCCACCCTGGCTGCAATAGGTGGGCACTCCCTATAGGAAGAAGTCTCTTGGTCCTGGGTCCAGTCCCTGGGCTCTAGTCTGGGAGGCCCTCTAAGTGGTAAGAAAGGCCCCACCACCCTGCCCCATGCCCAGCCCCTAAGGCTCTTCACTTtgagccccccccccgccctccccccgcctacccctacccctaccccccagTCACAGACACTTGACCAAAGTTTATCATCTTCAGATGTAAGGAATTAATAGAGGTAGGGGAGACTGAGGCAGGCCCAGTTACAGCAAACATacaggggcagggaggtggggatAAGGTAGCAAATTTGGTCTTGAACTTGGGGGGGTAAGAAAGTGAGGATCCTTGAGTCTGGGGTATGGGGTACAGCAGGAAGAAGGCCCGGTCTGAGGAGGGCCTGAGGATGGTCCGGTGGGGGGAAGCCACAGGGCCTGCCCCTCGGTGCTGAGGAAAAGGCACTTGGCTCAGTCTCCTTCAGCCCACAGCCCACCCGAGGAGATGGGAGTCCCTGAGCCCCTTTCAAGGGCCTGGCAGCCGCTGCTGATTGAGCTTCTGGAAGAAGCTTTTGCCGAACTCGTAAGTGCTGATCATAATGGCACAGGAAGGGGCGGCCTTGATGATCCGGGGCAGGAAGCCTGCATGGGAGCAGTCGTCAGGTTAGGGACACCCGgcccaggcccccccccccccaaccagggCACCTGCATGCACACATCCATGTACACTCACCTGCAAAGAGCCCTTTGGTGCCCGACTCGGCCTGGATCCTCCGCAGCAGCACCCAGGTGGAGTCAACCCGTGGTGGCCTCACTACCAAGGCAAGCCATGCTTAGAATCTGAGAGCTCCCAAGCCCACCCCCGACACACTCCTGGCCGGCCCCCCTCACCTCTCAGAGCCTCCACTGTGCCCAGCGCGACTTGGCGCTGAGTCTTCACCACATCAAACGGCAGAGTCAGGATGGCTGCCACCTGGTGGGCAAGAAGAGGGCTTGGCTTTTTCCCCAGGACCCCCACTGGGTCTGGCAGCTTCACCAGAgctcacccccactcccaccctgctctgccaccgccccgccccccccacagGGCCTCCAGGGCATGAGGCGGCCTCACCCTGCCCATCAGCTTGCTTACCGTCCCTGAGATTCCGCCAGCCACAAAGCTGATGCCCACGGATGTCTGGTCCTTTGGCCTGGGCCCACTCAGCCAGCTCTTCACCAGCTCGTAGTTGAACCAATACAGGGCTTGGGAGGGGGCAGGCATGAGAAGGGAGGGCTTGGGCACAGGAGATGCCCCACCTCCCCCAAGATGCCTCAGGCCCTCTCCAGGAATGACCCTACCCCTGCTGAACTCATGTCACAGGCTCAGTGCTAACACCTGATACAGTCAGTGTTCTTTGTCCCTCCCGAGGGACTCCCGTGCCCAGCCTTGCATCCCAGGGAACTTACCTGAGAAGGGCACATCCCGCAGGGCAGTGGGCCCCCAGCCCAGCCACAGGGAACGCCAGCCGCCCCTAGCCACTGCAGCCTGCACAGAGGCGCCCAGCTCCCGATAGGACACGTGCTGAGCCTGTAACTTTGTCCTCACCAGCTCCAAGGGGCTGACCACAGTCACAGTGCCCAAGCGGGCCAGAGTGCCAGCCACCATGGGGGCATAGAGGTCAGAGGTCAAGGCTCGGTCACACAGGAAGGTCTTGAGTTGGTCATACGAGGTGAagtagatggcagtggcaggcacAGTCATCACCCTGGGGTTATGGACAAAGGTTAACTAGTCagagccctcctcaccatctcccgcccctgccccccaccttcaCCCAGGAGGCAAAGCACCGGAAGGGCAATAGCCAGAGGAGCTACTCACAGGGTGGCTGGGAGGCCACTCCACAGGGTCCTGGCGCCCTCGTGCCGCACAATCTTCACAAAGGCATCCTGGCCAGCAGGTCCCAGCAGAGGAGGAAGAGTGTATGAGGAAAGTGGCCTCCGGTAGAGCCCTGCTGTCCCTGGGTGCCCCTGGTCACCTGCCCAGTCCAACTGAGCCCCTTAGGAAAGTCCCGCCCTCACCGTGGTGCCGGTGAACCGGGTGGGGTCATGAAACCAGGTGGTGCAGCGCGCGCTGTGTGGGCACAGgtagaggggctccaggacaccgTTGCAGTGCAGGAGGCACTTCCCTGTGGGTTGGAGAGAGGAGGGCactgggggaagggggtggtaTCAGGTAAAGGGTCTGGGACCCTagagtggagggggaggggaggagccagCAGAGGCTGAGGTCTCTGGGTGGGTAGGTGCTCTGGCTCTAAGGGGGTGCAGTGTGAGGTGGGCGGGGTGACTGGGATAAGCAACACCCCCTAGGGTGCCCTCCCTGGGATGCGGGGCACTTACATTTGGTGTAGGAGACGCTCCAGAGTCTAGAGGGCGGCTTCAGTTCTACAACACAAGGCAGTCAGCCGTGTCAGGGCCTGGGAGGGTAGCTCCaggaggccccctgcctgccctcaaGACTGCACGGCCTGGCACTCACCGGTGGCCACCGAGGGGCGCTGGGACTGCAGACGCACCTTCACCACGTCCAGGGGCGTCACTGAGGGCGGGCGATGCAGAGGGATCCTTTCAGgtgagcagccattctcccccccccccgccccctcccagcaAGCTCCCTACCCTCCACCGGGGCACCTCCAACCCCAGGCCTGCCAGTCCTCCCGCACCCCATCCCAGGCCTTACTGAAGAGAGAGGTGACCACTGCTCCAGCGCCCGAGGCCACCATTTGTTGGAGGGGGCTAATGCCCCCCGGGTCCTGGTCAGCCATCTTGCGGTCTCAATCCTGAAAAGCACAAGCCCAGTCACGTGGGAGACCAAAGCACTGAACCGGGCACGTGGGctgggggcagtggcaggggtACTTCGGGGCCCTAACCCGACCCTCAACCCCTCACTCGCCAGCTATGGCCTCAGAGACACCTCCCAACAAACTTCTAAAGCCGAGTGTGGTCAACTCTGCTCTGccgctgaggaaactgaggctcggggCGGAAACGACCCGCCCAAGGTCACTGCGGAGGGAATCGGGAGGGATCAGCCCAATGGCCCGAGGCTGCGAGCTGCAGCCACACGTCCCCAACGCCGTTTACTCCTCCCCGCAACACGAGGTTGGCCGGGCACTGAAGCGCAGGCGCCCAAAGGCCGGGCCACCTCCTGCCGCTCCGCTCCGATCGTGGCA
This window of the Tenrec ecaudatus isolate mTenEca1 chromosome 10, mTenEca1.hap1, whole genome shotgun sequence genome carries:
- the SLC25A39 gene encoding mitochondrial glutathione transporter SLC25A39 isoform X2; protein product: MADQDPGGISPLQQMVASGAGAVVTSLFMTPLDVVKVRLQSQRPSVATELKPPSRLWSVSYTKWKCLLHCNGVLEPLYLCPHSARCTTWFHDPTRFTGTTDAFVKIVRHEGARTLWSGLPATLVMTVPATAIYFTSYDQLKTFLCDRALTSDLYAPMVAGTLARLGTVTVVSPLELVRTKLQAQHVSYRELGASVQAAVARGGWRSLWLGWGPTALRDVPFSALYWFNYELVKSWLSGPRPKDQTSVGISFVAGGISGTVAAILTLPFDVVKTQRQVALGTVEALRVRPPRVDSTWVLLRRIQAESGTKGLFAGFLPRIIKAAPSCAIMISTYEFGKSFFQKLNQQRLPGP
- the SLC25A39 gene encoding mitochondrial glutathione transporter SLC25A39 isoform X1 translates to MADQDPGGISPLQQMVASGAGAVVTSLFMTPLDVVKVRLQSQRPSVATELKPPSRLWSVSYTKLPSSLQPTGKCLLHCNGVLEPLYLCPHSARCTTWFHDPTRFTGTTDAFVKIVRHEGARTLWSGLPATLVMTVPATAIYFTSYDQLKTFLCDRALTSDLYAPMVAGTLARLGTVTVVSPLELVRTKLQAQHVSYRELGASVQAAVARGGWRSLWLGWGPTALRDVPFSALYWFNYELVKSWLSGPRPKDQTSVGISFVAGGISGTVAAILTLPFDVVKTQRQVALGTVEALRVRPPRVDSTWVLLRRIQAESGTKGLFAGFLPRIIKAAPSCAIMISTYEFGKSFFQKLNQQRLPGP